CCTCGTCGGCGATGCGACCATGGGCGATCGACCCACCGGCATCGGTTCCCGCATAGATGGAGATCCCGGCATCATGGGCCCGTCCGACGGTGCCGGCGACGCGGGCGTGCAGCGCCCGCATGTGCCGGGCGTAGACGGGGTATCGGGTGGCGGAGTCCGCGATTCCGGGAAACGTCTCGATGTTGATGAGCGTCGGCACCAGCGCAGTTCGGTGATCGACCATCATCTCGATGGTCTCGTCGGTCAGACCGGTGCCGTGTTCGATGCAGTCGATTCCCGCCGCGATCAGTCCGGGGAGCGCATCCTCGCCGAATACATGGGCGGTCACCCGCGCGCCCTCGGCATGAGCAGCGGCTATGGCGTCGACGAGGATCGAGTCGTTCCACAGCGGCCGAAGATCGCCTACCGAGCGATCGATCCAATCGCCGACGAGCTTGACCCAGCCGTCACCGAATCGAGCCTGCTGTGCAACTGCCTCGGGCAGCTGCGACTCGTCCTCGATATCGATGGCCAGACCCGGTATGTACCGCTTCGGCGATGCGATGTGTCGGCCTGCTCTGATGATCCGAGGAAGGTCGTCCCGCTCGTCCAACTCGCGGGTGTCGACCGGGGACCCGGCGTCGCGAAGCAGCAACGCGCCGACGCCTCGCTCGGTTTGTGCCTGCCGGATCGAGCCGCTCAGATCCGTGTGGCCCCCGCCGTACTCGATTCCCACATGACAGTGGGCATCGACGAGACCGGGCAGAATCCAACCACCGTCGTGCACGAAATCCGCGTTCGCAATCGGCTCCGCGGAGAAGAGACCGTGGTCGATCCAGAGATCGACCTCGGACCCCTCCGGCAGTACGCGCCCCCGCACCCGCATCGCCGACACGTGCGGCGCTTACTTCTTCGGCAGTTTCAGCTGAGAGAGATCGATACCTTCCAGCCCTGGTGGCAATTGGTCGAGGCCCTTGGGCATGGACGACAGATCGGGCATTCCTGCCGGCATTCCACCCGGCATTCCGGGGAATCCACCGCGGATCTTCGGCTGTGTCGGGCCGCGAGCACCCTTCTTGCCTTTCTTGCCCTTCTTGTTGTTCCGCACCTGCTTGCGCGCGCCCGGCATGCCCATACGACCGGCCATCGCCGACATCATCTTGCGTGCCTCGAAGAATCGATCCACCAGCTGATTGACGTCGGACACCTTGACGCCCGAGCCGTTCGCGATACGGAGTCGCCGCGATGCGTTGATGATCTTCGGGTCGGTTCGCTCCTGCGGCGTCATGCCGCGGATGATCGCCTGAACACGGTCGAGTTGCTTCTCGTCGACGTTGGCGAGTTCCTTCATCTGACCCGCACCGGGCAACATGCCCAACAGATTTCCGATGGGTCCCATCTTGCGGACGGCCATCATCTGCTCGAGGAAGTCGTCGAGCGTGAGCTGTCCCGAGCCGATCTTGTTGGCGGTCGCCTCGGCCTGTTCGGCGTCGAAGTGCTGCTCGGCCTGTTCGATGAGGCTGAGAACGTCGCCCATGCCGAGGATCCGACTGGCCATACGATCGGGGTGGAAGACGTCGAAATCCTCGAGCTTCTCGCCGGTCGACGCGAACATGATGGGCTGCCCGGTCACCTCGCGGACACTGAGTGCTGCGCCGCCACGAGCGTCGCCGTCGAGCTTGGTGAGCACAACGCCGGTGAAGCCGACTCCGTCGCGGAACGCCTCGGCGGTACTGACGGCATCCTGGCCGACCATGGCGTCGAGAACGAACAAGGTTTCGTCCGGCTCCACCGCATCGCGAATCCCAGCGGCCTGGCTCATCAGCTCGGTGTCGATGCCGAGGCGGCCGGCGGTGTCGACGATGACCACGTCGTACTGCTTGCTCCGCGCCTCGGCGATGCCGGCTCGCGCGACCTCGACGGGATCTGCAGCCGAGACACCGAGTGCGTTGTCACCGCCGCCGATCGACGTGCCGGGATGCGGCGCGAACACAGCTGCACCCGCGCGCTCGCCCACGATCTGAAGCTGGCTGACGGCACCGGGGCGCTGCAGGTCGCAGGCAACGAGCAACGGAGTGTGGCCCTGGCCCTTGAGCCATTTGGCCAGCTTGCCTGCCAACGTCGTCTTACCCGAACCCTGCAGGCCGGCGAGCATGATCACCGTGGGCGGGTTCTTGGCGAAGACGAGTCTGCGGGTCTCGCCGCCGAGGATGCCGACGAGTTCCTCGTTGACGATCTTGACTACCTGCTGCGCCGGGTTGAGCGCGCCCGATACCTCGGCACCTT
The nucleotide sequence above comes from Rhodococcoides fascians A25f. Encoded proteins:
- a CDS encoding amidohydrolase family protein, which gives rise to MRVRGRVLPEGSEVDLWIDHGLFSAEPIANADFVHDGGWILPGLVDAHCHVGIEYGGGHTDLSGSIRQAQTERGVGALLLRDAGSPVDTRELDERDDLPRIIRAGRHIASPKRYIPGLAIDIEDESQLPEAVAQQARFGDGWVKLVGDWIDRSVGDLRPLWNDSILVDAIAAAHAEGARVTAHVFGEDALPGLIAAGIDCIEHGTGLTDETIEMMVDHRTALVPTLINIETFPGIADSATRYPVYARHMRALHARVAGTVGRAHDAGISIYAGTDAGGSIAHGRIADEVAALARVGLSPTDALGAACWDARSWLGRPGLEHGAPADLVVYSQDPRGGPDVLANPELVILRGRVTDRGARTTRRSEAGDD
- the ffh gene encoding signal recognition particle protein, with translation MFESLSDRLAGTLKDLRGKGRLSGADIDATAREIRLALLEADVALPVVREFINRIKVRAKGAEVSGALNPAQQVVKIVNEELVGILGGETRRLVFAKNPPTVIMLAGLQGSGKTTLAGKLAKWLKGQGHTPLLVACDLQRPGAVSQLQIVGERAGAAVFAPHPGTSIGGGDNALGVSAADPVEVARAGIAEARSKQYDVVIVDTAGRLGIDTELMSQAAGIRDAVEPDETLFVLDAMVGQDAVSTAEAFRDGVGFTGVVLTKLDGDARGGAALSVREVTGQPIMFASTGEKLEDFDVFHPDRMASRILGMGDVLSLIEQAEQHFDAEQAEATANKIGSGQLTLDDFLEQMMAVRKMGPIGNLLGMLPGAGQMKELANVDEKQLDRVQAIIRGMTPQERTDPKIINASRRLRIANGSGVKVSDVNQLVDRFFEARKMMSAMAGRMGMPGARKQVRNNKKGKKGKKGARGPTQPKIRGGFPGMPGGMPAGMPDLSSMPKGLDQLPPGLEGIDLSQLKLPKK